Sequence from the Fictibacillus arsenicus genome:
TGTAAGAGCGAAACGCTATACACTCGCTTCGCACGGCTATTCACCTGAAAAAAAAGATTATACAACGCTTATCATTGCAGCAGGGAAAGGAATTCGTCCTAATGTGGTGGTGCCTTCCATGCATCTTGTCGATGAAGGACCAACTTTTGCTAGACTTCTTGGTCTTGATTTAGGCAGCACAGACGGTTCCGTTGTGGAAGATTTAATCTATGATTCTTAAAAGACAGCTTATTAACCTAGTAAAAAATCGTTAAAGAGAGGATAAACCAAATGAAACGGTTTACGAAAGAAGAGAATAGCTGGATGTTCTATGATTGGGCTAATTCCGCATACTCCATCATTATTACAACAGCAGTGTTTCCTCTATTCTATAAGGCGGCGGCCATGAAAGCCGGTGTGAGTGCTTCTGATTCAACAGCCTATCTCGGCTATACGATTGCCGTTGCCACTTTTATTCTGGCGATGCTTAGCCCGATATTAGGCACGATTGCAGATTATAAGGGACTTAAGAAACGTTTTTTTACCTTCTTTTTTATTCTTGGATTGATCTCTACCGCAACGCTCGCTTTTATACCAAGTGATCAATGGCTCTTATTATTGATTTTTTATACATTAACCGCGATTGGCTCCAGCGGGTCAAACGTCTTCTACGACGCATTTATTACGGATGTAACAACTGAAGATAGAATGAACAGAGTATCGTCAAGAGGTTTTGGTTTAGGTTATATCGGAAGTACGATTCCCTTTATTATCAGTATCGCTATAATCATTCTAGCTCAAAATGAGGTACTTCCGTTTTCAACAACGATTGCAAGTAAGATTGCATTTCTTATAACAGCTGTATGGTGGGGCGTATTTACCATTCCAATGCTGAAAAATGTGTATCAGCGTTACGGAATTGAGCGAGAGCCAAAACCGATTGCTAACAGCTTTAAGCGTTTAGGAAATACGTTAAAAGAAATCCGAAAATATCGTGCATTGTTTTTATTCTTGCTTGCTTATTTCTTTTACATCGACGGTGTAGGAACAATTATTACGATGTCC
This genomic interval carries:
- a CDS encoding MFS transporter, which gives rise to MKRFTKEENSWMFYDWANSAYSIIITTAVFPLFYKAAAMKAGVSASDSTAYLGYTIAVATFILAMLSPILGTIADYKGLKKRFFTFFFILGLISTATLAFIPSDQWLLLLIFYTLTAIGSSGSNVFYDAFITDVTTEDRMNRVSSRGFGLGYIGSTIPFIISIAIIILAQNEVLPFSTTIASKIAFLITAVWWGVFTIPMLKNVYQRYGIEREPKPIANSFKRLGNTLKEIRKYRALFLFLLAYFFYIDGVGTIITMSTAYGSDLGITSTNLLIILFATQVVAAPFAILYGRLAERFTGKTMLYVGICVYIIVCIYAYFLKTTLDFWILAMLVATSQGGIQALSRAYFAKLVPKKNANEFFGFYNIFGKFASIMGPLLVAITAQVTGNSASAVFSLVILFIIGITILFFVPEPKVDSSHTISA